The following coding sequences lie in one Cotesia glomerata isolate CgM1 linkage group LG5, MPM_Cglom_v2.3, whole genome shotgun sequence genomic window:
- the LOC123264562 gene encoding unconventional myosin IC isoform X4, with product MERDLHQRDRVGVQDFVLLEDFQNEQAFIENLRKRFRENLIYTYIGQVLVSVNPYKWLPIYDTSTIEYYERRNFFEAPPHIFALADTAYRALTKENRDQCILISGESGSGKTEASKKVLEFIAAATGHKKQVEAVNVKLIGSNPVLEAFGNAKTNRNDNSSRFGKYMDIQFDFQGDPVGGNILNYLLEKSRVIHQSSGERNFHIFYQLLAGASDSTLHKLFLKRNLDTYYYLSNGTKGSVDTIDDVAQYTRVIDAMKTVELTQQEQDDIFSIVASVLHMGNVGFTEEESQAKILKPASVEAIASLVGCDVHQLAKAFTQRTINAQGDVVISPLNRELAIYARDALAKAVYDRLFTWLVARLNKSLQFDPNSPSRTNVIGILDIYGFEIFQKNSFEQFCINYCNEKLQQLFIQLTLRSEQEEYQREGITWEHIDYFNNKVICDLIEEKYKGIISLMDEECLRPGEPTDLSFLDKLNSNLSNHNHYISHQKADIQTQKIMGRDEFRLIHYAGNVTYNVRGFLEKNNDLLFRDLREVMSHTNNSITRTVFDVKDLKSKKRPDTAVTQFKNSLNNLVDILMGKEPSYIRCIKPNDFKISGQFNEKIVSHQVKYLGLMENLRVRRAGFAYRRPYEQFLQRYKSLCDKTWPSFGGGAKEGVQILVDSLGYEDNEYQMGNTKLFIRFPKTLFDTEDNFQRKKNDIAAIIQSKWKGRKQRREFLRMKKAAIVLEKYVRRWRAKREAKRRREAVETLRRFIKGFITRNDPPNDVNVAFIELAKAQWLVRLSKSLPEGVLNNYWPACPHACKEASEYLREVHRVWKARKYCLGLSKEDKEQFEMKVLAEKLFMDKKKSYLKSVGPRFLNERLGEEFRGVKQSFRGIVGEERVEYATPVVKYDRHGYKPRERILVLTEKAVYILDTAKSFKLKHRLPYENILELVVTGESDNLMIVRIPPELKKDKGDLILEVPHIIEAITRAISITNNPRILNIVNKETVSHKLVSGKEGTIEFRRGNTPAITKNRQSGHLLVVASP from the exons ATGGAACGTGATCTTCACCAACGAGATCGGGTTGGTGTTCAGGATTTTGTGCTTCTTGAGGATTTTCAAAATGAGCAggcttttattgaaaatttgagaaaaagATTTCGGGAAAATCTTATTTAT acATACATCGGACAAGTATTAGTATCAGTGAACCCATACAAATGGCTACCGATTTACGATACCAGCACTATCGAATATTATGAgcggagaaatttttttgaagcacCACCGCACAT attTGCGTTGGCTGATACGGCTTATCGCGCTTTGACGAAAGAAAATCGGGACCAGTGTATTTTGATATCAGGAGAATCCGGTTCCGGCAAAACAGAAGCGTCTAAAAAGGTGCTGGAGTTTATTGCCGCAGCAACTGGCCACAAAAAGCAAGTCGAGGCTGTTAATGTTAAATTGATCGGCAGCAATCCTGTGCTAGAGGCGTTTGGCAATGCCAAAACCAACAGAAATGACAATTCCTCCCGATTTGGAAAATATATGGACATACAATTTGATTTTCAA GGCGATCCGGTGGGAGGAAACATCTTAAACTACCTCCTCGAAAAATCCCGCGTAATCCACCAATCCTCCGGCGAGCGAAACTTCCACATCTTCTACCAACTGCTCGCAGGCGCCAGCGACTCCACCCTCCACAAACTCTTCCTAAAACGTAACCTGGACACCTATTACTACCTAAGCAACGGCACAAAAGGCAGCGTGGACACAATCGACGACGTCGCCCAATACACCCGCGTAATAGACGCAATGAAAACGGTGGAACTAACCCAACAAGAGCAAGACGACATCTTTTCAATCGTAGCCTCAGTTTTACATATGGGCAACGTTGGCTTCACCGAAGAAGAAAGTCAAGCTAAAATCCTCAAGCCCGCTTCAGTAGAAGCGATCGCCTCCCTAGTCGGCTGCGATGTCCACCAACTCGCCAAAGCATTCACCCAGCGCACCATAAACGCCCAAGGGGACGTAGTAATCTCTCCCCTAAACCGCGAATTAGCAATCTACGCCCGGGACGCTCTCGCTAAAGCAGTCTACGACCGTCTGTTCACCTGGCTAGTCGCTCGTCTTAACAAATCCCTTCAATTCGATCCTAATTCTCCTTCCAGGACCAACGTGATCGGAATTCTGGACATCTACGGCTTTGAAATCTTCCAAAAAAACAGCTTCGAACAATTCTGCATAAATTACTGCAACGAGAAGCTCCAACAATTGTTCATACAATTAACCTTACGTAGTGAGCAGGAGGAGTATCAGCGCGAAGGAATCACCTGGGAGCACATAGATTATTTTAACAACAAAGTAATCTGCgatttaattgaagaaaagtACAAGGGAATTATTTCCCTAATGGACGAAGAGTGTCTCCGTCCCGGAGAGCCAACGGACCTTAGCTTCTTAGATAAATTAAACTCCAATCTAAGCAATCATAATCATTACATCAGCCACCAGAAGGCAGATATTCAAACTCAGAAGATTATGGGGAGAGATGAGTTCAGATTAATCCACTACGCCGGCAATGTAACTTACAACGTCCGCGGATTTTTGGAGAAAAACAATGATTTGCTCTTCAGAGACCTTAGAGAGGTCATGTCGCATACtaataattcaattacaaGGACTGTTTTTGATGTTAAAGATTTGAAGAGTAAAAAAAGACCAGATACTGCTGTTACTCAATTCAAAAATAGTCTGAATAATTTAGTGGATATTTTGATGGGAAAAGAGCCGTCTTATATTAGATGTATTAAACCGAATGATTTTAAAATCTCGGGGcagtttaatgaaaaaattgtctCGCATCAGGTTAAATATTTGGGACTTATGGAGAATTTAAGGGTCAGAAGAGCTGGATTTGCTTATAGGAGACCTTATGAGCAGTTTTTGCAGAGGTACAAGTCGCTTTGTGATAAAACTTGGCCGAGTTTTGGAGGAGGTGCTAAGGAAGGTGTTCAAATTTTAGTGGACAGTTTGGGATATGAAGACAATGAGTACCAAATGGGGAATACTAAATTGTTCATTAGATTCCCGAAGACTTTGTTTGATACCGAGGATAATTTtcagaggaaaaaaaatgacattgcGGCGATTATTCAGAGCAAGTGGAAGGGAAGAAAGCAGAGGAGGGAATTTTTGAGGATGAAAAAAGCTGCAATTGTTCTCGAGAAGTATGTTAGAAGGTGGAGGGCTAAAAGAGAGGCTAAAAGAAGACGGGAAGCTGTAGAGACTCTGAGGAGGTTTATTAAAGGGTTTATTACCAGGAATGACCCGCCGAATGATGTAAATGTCGCTTTTATTGAACTGGCCAAGGCGCAGTGGTTGGTTAGGCTTAGTAAAAGTCTCCCGGAGGGGGTGCTTAATAATTACTGGCCGGCTTGTCCTCATGCTTGTAAGGAAGCTTCGGAGTATTTGAGGGAAGTGCATAGAGTGTGGAAGGCCAGGAAGTATTGCCTGGGGTTGAGCAAGGAGGACAAGGAGCAGTTTGAGATGAAGGTACTTGCGGAGAAGTTGTTTATGGATAAGAAGAAGTCTTATTTGAAGAGTGTCGGGCCGAGGTTTTTGAACGAGAGGCTTGGGGAGGAGTTCAGGGGGGTTAAGCAGAGTTTTAGGGGGATTGTGGGGGAGGAGAGGGTTGAGTATGCTACTCCGGTGGTTAAGTATGATCGCCATGGGTATAAGCCGAGGGAGAGGATTTTGGTTCTGACGGAAAAGGCGGTTTATATTTTGGATACTGCCAAGAGTTTTAAGCTTAAACATAGACTGCCTTATGAGAATATTCTGGAGCTGGTTGTTACTGGGGAGTCTGATAATTTGATGATTGTTAGGATTCCGCCGGAACTTAAAAAGGATAAG ggtgATTTAATTCTTGAGGTACCACATATTATTGAGGCTATCACACGAGCTATTAGTATTACCAATAATCCAAGGATActaaatattgttaataaagaAAC AGTCTCGCATAAGCTAGTCAGTGGAAAAGAAGGTACAATAGAATTCAGAAGAGGAAATACACCCGCAATTACTAAAAATCGACAAAGTGGTCATTTATTagtg gttGCTTCAccataa
- the LOC123264562 gene encoding unconventional myosin IC isoform X1, protein MVLIDASGTSGELSESREEKNYLEKPSLPTYGGSMERDLHQRDRVGVQDFVLLEDFQNEQAFIENLRKRFRENLIYTYIGQVLVSVNPYKWLPIYDTSTIEYYERRNFFEAPPHIFALADTAYRALTKENRDQCILISGESGSGKTEASKKVLEFIAAATGHKKQVEAVNVKLIGSNPVLEAFGNAKTNRNDNSSRFGKYMDIQFDFQGDPVGGNILNYLLEKSRVIHQSSGERNFHIFYQLLAGASDSTLHKLFLKRNLDTYYYLSNGTKGSVDTIDDVAQYTRVIDAMKTVELTQQEQDDIFSIVASVLHMGNVGFTEEESQAKILKPASVEAIASLVGCDVHQLAKAFTQRTINAQGDVVISPLNRELAIYARDALAKAVYDRLFTWLVARLNKSLQFDPNSPSRTNVIGILDIYGFEIFQKNSFEQFCINYCNEKLQQLFIQLTLRSEQEEYQREGITWEHIDYFNNKVICDLIEEKYKGIISLMDEECLRPGEPTDLSFLDKLNSNLSNHNHYISHQKADIQTQKIMGRDEFRLIHYAGNVTYNVRGFLEKNNDLLFRDLREVMSHTNNSITRTVFDVKDLKSKKRPDTAVTQFKNSLNNLVDILMGKEPSYIRCIKPNDFKISGQFNEKIVSHQVKYLGLMENLRVRRAGFAYRRPYEQFLQRYKSLCDKTWPSFGGGAKEGVQILVDSLGYEDNEYQMGNTKLFIRFPKTLFDTEDNFQRKKNDIAAIIQSKWKGRKQRREFLRMKKAAIVLEKYVRRWRAKREAKRRREAVETLRRFIKGFITRNDPPNDVNVAFIELAKAQWLVRLSKSLPEGVLNNYWPACPHACKEASEYLREVHRVWKARKYCLGLSKEDKEQFEMKVLAEKLFMDKKKSYLKSVGPRFLNERLGEEFRGVKQSFRGIVGEERVEYATPVVKYDRHGYKPRERILVLTEKAVYILDTAKSFKLKHRLPYENILELVVTGESDNLMIVRIPPELKKDKGDLILEVPHIIEAITRAISITNNPRILNIVNKETVSHKLVSGKEGTIEFRRGNTPAITKNRQSGHLLVVASP, encoded by the exons AGAGgaaaaaaactatttggaaAAACCATCGCTGCCGACTTATGGTGGCAGCATGGAACGTGATCTTCACCAACGAGATCGGGTTGGTGTTCAGGATTTTGTGCTTCTTGAGGATTTTCAAAATGAGCAggcttttattgaaaatttgagaaaaagATTTCGGGAAAATCTTATTTAT acATACATCGGACAAGTATTAGTATCAGTGAACCCATACAAATGGCTACCGATTTACGATACCAGCACTATCGAATATTATGAgcggagaaatttttttgaagcacCACCGCACAT attTGCGTTGGCTGATACGGCTTATCGCGCTTTGACGAAAGAAAATCGGGACCAGTGTATTTTGATATCAGGAGAATCCGGTTCCGGCAAAACAGAAGCGTCTAAAAAGGTGCTGGAGTTTATTGCCGCAGCAACTGGCCACAAAAAGCAAGTCGAGGCTGTTAATGTTAAATTGATCGGCAGCAATCCTGTGCTAGAGGCGTTTGGCAATGCCAAAACCAACAGAAATGACAATTCCTCCCGATTTGGAAAATATATGGACATACAATTTGATTTTCAA GGCGATCCGGTGGGAGGAAACATCTTAAACTACCTCCTCGAAAAATCCCGCGTAATCCACCAATCCTCCGGCGAGCGAAACTTCCACATCTTCTACCAACTGCTCGCAGGCGCCAGCGACTCCACCCTCCACAAACTCTTCCTAAAACGTAACCTGGACACCTATTACTACCTAAGCAACGGCACAAAAGGCAGCGTGGACACAATCGACGACGTCGCCCAATACACCCGCGTAATAGACGCAATGAAAACGGTGGAACTAACCCAACAAGAGCAAGACGACATCTTTTCAATCGTAGCCTCAGTTTTACATATGGGCAACGTTGGCTTCACCGAAGAAGAAAGTCAAGCTAAAATCCTCAAGCCCGCTTCAGTAGAAGCGATCGCCTCCCTAGTCGGCTGCGATGTCCACCAACTCGCCAAAGCATTCACCCAGCGCACCATAAACGCCCAAGGGGACGTAGTAATCTCTCCCCTAAACCGCGAATTAGCAATCTACGCCCGGGACGCTCTCGCTAAAGCAGTCTACGACCGTCTGTTCACCTGGCTAGTCGCTCGTCTTAACAAATCCCTTCAATTCGATCCTAATTCTCCTTCCAGGACCAACGTGATCGGAATTCTGGACATCTACGGCTTTGAAATCTTCCAAAAAAACAGCTTCGAACAATTCTGCATAAATTACTGCAACGAGAAGCTCCAACAATTGTTCATACAATTAACCTTACGTAGTGAGCAGGAGGAGTATCAGCGCGAAGGAATCACCTGGGAGCACATAGATTATTTTAACAACAAAGTAATCTGCgatttaattgaagaaaagtACAAGGGAATTATTTCCCTAATGGACGAAGAGTGTCTCCGTCCCGGAGAGCCAACGGACCTTAGCTTCTTAGATAAATTAAACTCCAATCTAAGCAATCATAATCATTACATCAGCCACCAGAAGGCAGATATTCAAACTCAGAAGATTATGGGGAGAGATGAGTTCAGATTAATCCACTACGCCGGCAATGTAACTTACAACGTCCGCGGATTTTTGGAGAAAAACAATGATTTGCTCTTCAGAGACCTTAGAGAGGTCATGTCGCATACtaataattcaattacaaGGACTGTTTTTGATGTTAAAGATTTGAAGAGTAAAAAAAGACCAGATACTGCTGTTACTCAATTCAAAAATAGTCTGAATAATTTAGTGGATATTTTGATGGGAAAAGAGCCGTCTTATATTAGATGTATTAAACCGAATGATTTTAAAATCTCGGGGcagtttaatgaaaaaattgtctCGCATCAGGTTAAATATTTGGGACTTATGGAGAATTTAAGGGTCAGAAGAGCTGGATTTGCTTATAGGAGACCTTATGAGCAGTTTTTGCAGAGGTACAAGTCGCTTTGTGATAAAACTTGGCCGAGTTTTGGAGGAGGTGCTAAGGAAGGTGTTCAAATTTTAGTGGACAGTTTGGGATATGAAGACAATGAGTACCAAATGGGGAATACTAAATTGTTCATTAGATTCCCGAAGACTTTGTTTGATACCGAGGATAATTTtcagaggaaaaaaaatgacattgcGGCGATTATTCAGAGCAAGTGGAAGGGAAGAAAGCAGAGGAGGGAATTTTTGAGGATGAAAAAAGCTGCAATTGTTCTCGAGAAGTATGTTAGAAGGTGGAGGGCTAAAAGAGAGGCTAAAAGAAGACGGGAAGCTGTAGAGACTCTGAGGAGGTTTATTAAAGGGTTTATTACCAGGAATGACCCGCCGAATGATGTAAATGTCGCTTTTATTGAACTGGCCAAGGCGCAGTGGTTGGTTAGGCTTAGTAAAAGTCTCCCGGAGGGGGTGCTTAATAATTACTGGCCGGCTTGTCCTCATGCTTGTAAGGAAGCTTCGGAGTATTTGAGGGAAGTGCATAGAGTGTGGAAGGCCAGGAAGTATTGCCTGGGGTTGAGCAAGGAGGACAAGGAGCAGTTTGAGATGAAGGTACTTGCGGAGAAGTTGTTTATGGATAAGAAGAAGTCTTATTTGAAGAGTGTCGGGCCGAGGTTTTTGAACGAGAGGCTTGGGGAGGAGTTCAGGGGGGTTAAGCAGAGTTTTAGGGGGATTGTGGGGGAGGAGAGGGTTGAGTATGCTACTCCGGTGGTTAAGTATGATCGCCATGGGTATAAGCCGAGGGAGAGGATTTTGGTTCTGACGGAAAAGGCGGTTTATATTTTGGATACTGCCAAGAGTTTTAAGCTTAAACATAGACTGCCTTATGAGAATATTCTGGAGCTGGTTGTTACTGGGGAGTCTGATAATTTGATGATTGTTAGGATTCCGCCGGAACTTAAAAAGGATAAG ggtgATTTAATTCTTGAGGTACCACATATTATTGAGGCTATCACACGAGCTATTAGTATTACCAATAATCCAAGGATActaaatattgttaataaagaAAC AGTCTCGCATAAGCTAGTCAGTGGAAAAGAAGGTACAATAGAATTCAGAAGAGGAAATACACCCGCAATTACTAAAAATCGACAAAGTGGTCATTTATTagtg gttGCTTCAccataa
- the LOC123264562 gene encoding unconventional myosin IC isoform X2, which translates to MTDTRREEKNYLEKPSLPTYGGSMERDLHQRDRVGVQDFVLLEDFQNEQAFIENLRKRFRENLIYTYIGQVLVSVNPYKWLPIYDTSTIEYYERRNFFEAPPHIFALADTAYRALTKENRDQCILISGESGSGKTEASKKVLEFIAAATGHKKQVEAVNVKLIGSNPVLEAFGNAKTNRNDNSSRFGKYMDIQFDFQGDPVGGNILNYLLEKSRVIHQSSGERNFHIFYQLLAGASDSTLHKLFLKRNLDTYYYLSNGTKGSVDTIDDVAQYTRVIDAMKTVELTQQEQDDIFSIVASVLHMGNVGFTEEESQAKILKPASVEAIASLVGCDVHQLAKAFTQRTINAQGDVVISPLNRELAIYARDALAKAVYDRLFTWLVARLNKSLQFDPNSPSRTNVIGILDIYGFEIFQKNSFEQFCINYCNEKLQQLFIQLTLRSEQEEYQREGITWEHIDYFNNKVICDLIEEKYKGIISLMDEECLRPGEPTDLSFLDKLNSNLSNHNHYISHQKADIQTQKIMGRDEFRLIHYAGNVTYNVRGFLEKNNDLLFRDLREVMSHTNNSITRTVFDVKDLKSKKRPDTAVTQFKNSLNNLVDILMGKEPSYIRCIKPNDFKISGQFNEKIVSHQVKYLGLMENLRVRRAGFAYRRPYEQFLQRYKSLCDKTWPSFGGGAKEGVQILVDSLGYEDNEYQMGNTKLFIRFPKTLFDTEDNFQRKKNDIAAIIQSKWKGRKQRREFLRMKKAAIVLEKYVRRWRAKREAKRRREAVETLRRFIKGFITRNDPPNDVNVAFIELAKAQWLVRLSKSLPEGVLNNYWPACPHACKEASEYLREVHRVWKARKYCLGLSKEDKEQFEMKVLAEKLFMDKKKSYLKSVGPRFLNERLGEEFRGVKQSFRGIVGEERVEYATPVVKYDRHGYKPRERILVLTEKAVYILDTAKSFKLKHRLPYENILELVVTGESDNLMIVRIPPELKKDKGDLILEVPHIIEAITRAISITNNPRILNIVNKETVSHKLVSGKEGTIEFRRGNTPAITKNRQSGHLLVVASP; encoded by the exons atGACGGATACGCG CAGAGAGgaaaaaaactatttggaaAAACCATCGCTGCCGACTTATGGTGGCAGCATGGAACGTGATCTTCACCAACGAGATCGGGTTGGTGTTCAGGATTTTGTGCTTCTTGAGGATTTTCAAAATGAGCAggcttttattgaaaatttgagaaaaagATTTCGGGAAAATCTTATTTAT acATACATCGGACAAGTATTAGTATCAGTGAACCCATACAAATGGCTACCGATTTACGATACCAGCACTATCGAATATTATGAgcggagaaatttttttgaagcacCACCGCACAT attTGCGTTGGCTGATACGGCTTATCGCGCTTTGACGAAAGAAAATCGGGACCAGTGTATTTTGATATCAGGAGAATCCGGTTCCGGCAAAACAGAAGCGTCTAAAAAGGTGCTGGAGTTTATTGCCGCAGCAACTGGCCACAAAAAGCAAGTCGAGGCTGTTAATGTTAAATTGATCGGCAGCAATCCTGTGCTAGAGGCGTTTGGCAATGCCAAAACCAACAGAAATGACAATTCCTCCCGATTTGGAAAATATATGGACATACAATTTGATTTTCAA GGCGATCCGGTGGGAGGAAACATCTTAAACTACCTCCTCGAAAAATCCCGCGTAATCCACCAATCCTCCGGCGAGCGAAACTTCCACATCTTCTACCAACTGCTCGCAGGCGCCAGCGACTCCACCCTCCACAAACTCTTCCTAAAACGTAACCTGGACACCTATTACTACCTAAGCAACGGCACAAAAGGCAGCGTGGACACAATCGACGACGTCGCCCAATACACCCGCGTAATAGACGCAATGAAAACGGTGGAACTAACCCAACAAGAGCAAGACGACATCTTTTCAATCGTAGCCTCAGTTTTACATATGGGCAACGTTGGCTTCACCGAAGAAGAAAGTCAAGCTAAAATCCTCAAGCCCGCTTCAGTAGAAGCGATCGCCTCCCTAGTCGGCTGCGATGTCCACCAACTCGCCAAAGCATTCACCCAGCGCACCATAAACGCCCAAGGGGACGTAGTAATCTCTCCCCTAAACCGCGAATTAGCAATCTACGCCCGGGACGCTCTCGCTAAAGCAGTCTACGACCGTCTGTTCACCTGGCTAGTCGCTCGTCTTAACAAATCCCTTCAATTCGATCCTAATTCTCCTTCCAGGACCAACGTGATCGGAATTCTGGACATCTACGGCTTTGAAATCTTCCAAAAAAACAGCTTCGAACAATTCTGCATAAATTACTGCAACGAGAAGCTCCAACAATTGTTCATACAATTAACCTTACGTAGTGAGCAGGAGGAGTATCAGCGCGAAGGAATCACCTGGGAGCACATAGATTATTTTAACAACAAAGTAATCTGCgatttaattgaagaaaagtACAAGGGAATTATTTCCCTAATGGACGAAGAGTGTCTCCGTCCCGGAGAGCCAACGGACCTTAGCTTCTTAGATAAATTAAACTCCAATCTAAGCAATCATAATCATTACATCAGCCACCAGAAGGCAGATATTCAAACTCAGAAGATTATGGGGAGAGATGAGTTCAGATTAATCCACTACGCCGGCAATGTAACTTACAACGTCCGCGGATTTTTGGAGAAAAACAATGATTTGCTCTTCAGAGACCTTAGAGAGGTCATGTCGCATACtaataattcaattacaaGGACTGTTTTTGATGTTAAAGATTTGAAGAGTAAAAAAAGACCAGATACTGCTGTTACTCAATTCAAAAATAGTCTGAATAATTTAGTGGATATTTTGATGGGAAAAGAGCCGTCTTATATTAGATGTATTAAACCGAATGATTTTAAAATCTCGGGGcagtttaatgaaaaaattgtctCGCATCAGGTTAAATATTTGGGACTTATGGAGAATTTAAGGGTCAGAAGAGCTGGATTTGCTTATAGGAGACCTTATGAGCAGTTTTTGCAGAGGTACAAGTCGCTTTGTGATAAAACTTGGCCGAGTTTTGGAGGAGGTGCTAAGGAAGGTGTTCAAATTTTAGTGGACAGTTTGGGATATGAAGACAATGAGTACCAAATGGGGAATACTAAATTGTTCATTAGATTCCCGAAGACTTTGTTTGATACCGAGGATAATTTtcagaggaaaaaaaatgacattgcGGCGATTATTCAGAGCAAGTGGAAGGGAAGAAAGCAGAGGAGGGAATTTTTGAGGATGAAAAAAGCTGCAATTGTTCTCGAGAAGTATGTTAGAAGGTGGAGGGCTAAAAGAGAGGCTAAAAGAAGACGGGAAGCTGTAGAGACTCTGAGGAGGTTTATTAAAGGGTTTATTACCAGGAATGACCCGCCGAATGATGTAAATGTCGCTTTTATTGAACTGGCCAAGGCGCAGTGGTTGGTTAGGCTTAGTAAAAGTCTCCCGGAGGGGGTGCTTAATAATTACTGGCCGGCTTGTCCTCATGCTTGTAAGGAAGCTTCGGAGTATTTGAGGGAAGTGCATAGAGTGTGGAAGGCCAGGAAGTATTGCCTGGGGTTGAGCAAGGAGGACAAGGAGCAGTTTGAGATGAAGGTACTTGCGGAGAAGTTGTTTATGGATAAGAAGAAGTCTTATTTGAAGAGTGTCGGGCCGAGGTTTTTGAACGAGAGGCTTGGGGAGGAGTTCAGGGGGGTTAAGCAGAGTTTTAGGGGGATTGTGGGGGAGGAGAGGGTTGAGTATGCTACTCCGGTGGTTAAGTATGATCGCCATGGGTATAAGCCGAGGGAGAGGATTTTGGTTCTGACGGAAAAGGCGGTTTATATTTTGGATACTGCCAAGAGTTTTAAGCTTAAACATAGACTGCCTTATGAGAATATTCTGGAGCTGGTTGTTACTGGGGAGTCTGATAATTTGATGATTGTTAGGATTCCGCCGGAACTTAAAAAGGATAAG ggtgATTTAATTCTTGAGGTACCACATATTATTGAGGCTATCACACGAGCTATTAGTATTACCAATAATCCAAGGATActaaatattgttaataaagaAAC AGTCTCGCATAAGCTAGTCAGTGGAAAAGAAGGTACAATAGAATTCAGAAGAGGAAATACACCCGCAATTACTAAAAATCGACAAAGTGGTCATTTATTagtg gttGCTTCAccataa